One Brassica napus cultivar Da-Ae chromosome A5, Da-Ae, whole genome shotgun sequence DNA window includes the following coding sequences:
- the LOC106450849 gene encoding staphylococcal-like nuclease CAN2, which yields MGNALGYLYGKCCKPTTDDDSLGPHGVSAATVGVSALAHDLFNFEITSQVPEGLGRYVVSSRKAQANWYRKILEAWKQAKPPPQTAEDASRLVTEILKRHQKADVEGLLSFYGLPLPHTLVELSTEAPPDSLPEGVLFEFQTLPVDPKAVADGDTITVYVSTSDPVVSSSVPREVNVAAVKRAKARERKDYTKADALHQKIIDSGYRVLNIQNEEVLARKFRIRLRGIDAPESQMPFGKEAQEELLKIVQWKSLKVLVYGEDRYGRCVGDLYCNGVFVQEAMLKKGLAWHYVAYDKRIVLAKWEKEARQKRIGLWASSNPEKPWDWRKNNRRE from the exons ATGGGTAACGCTCTTGGATACCTCTACGGAAAATGCTGCAAACCCACCACGGACGACGACTCTCTCGGTCCTCACGGCGTCTCCGCGGCCACTGTCGGTGTTTCAGCTCTCGCTCACGATCTCTTCAACTTCGAGATCACTTCCCAA GTTCCTGAAGGACTTGGGAGGTATGTTGTGTCATCAAGAAAAGCTCAAGCAAACTG GTATAGAAAAATACTTGAGGCATGGAAGCAAGCAAAACCTCCACCACAGACAGCAGAGGATGCTTCTAGGCTTGTTACTGAGATCTTGAAAAGGCATCAGAAAGCAGATGTTGAG GGACTTTTGTCTTTCTATGGACTCCCTTTGCCTCACACTCTTGTTGAGCTCTCTACTGAAGCTCCTCCTGATTCTTTGCCTGAAGGAGTTCTCTTTGAGTTTCAAACTCTTCCGGTTGATCCAAAAGCTGTGGCGGATGGAGACACCATCACAGTTTATGTCTCTACTTCAGACCCGGTTGTGTCATCTTCTGTGCCAAGGGAAGTGAATGTTGCAGCGGTTAAAAGAGCAAAGGCACGTGAGAGGAAGGATTACACCAAAGCGGATGCGCTTCACCAGAAGATCATTGATTCTGGTTATAGAGTGCTGAACATTCAGAATGAAGAAGTGCTTGCTCGCAAGTTCAGAATCAGACTAAG GGGAATAGATGCACCAGAGAGTCAGATGCCGTTTGGTAAAGAGGCACAAGAAGAGTTGCTTAAGATTGTTCAATGGAAAAGCTTGAAGGTGTTGGTTTATGGAGAAGATCGGTATGGGAGGTGTGTTGGAGATTTATACTGCAATGGAGTTTTTGTTCAG GAGGCAATGCTAAAGAAAGGTCTTGCTTGGCACTATGTAGCTTACGACAAGCGCATTGTTCTTGCAAAG TGGGAGAAAGAAGCAAGGCAGAAGCGTATTGGCTTGTGGGCTTCTTCAAATCCAGAGAAGCCATGGGACTGGAGAAAGAACAACAGGCGTGAGTAA
- the LOC106450846 gene encoding uncharacterized protein LOC106450846, giving the protein MASCDTPDAFAWLQNLPPFSQWKRKSMSMCICSPNSSHPSLNFSLTRSSQSPNTFTFSIVANFKIPISLFISKPLRIIGSNQTNLLSENIISTLLMSFVDIVLNYNVKRTTCSIQLQNLGSTSNLKDVFNLAFFTFVFLICIYEAPSSLRTTCLKTVKDQLVTCRSRQGSKLLMVQLGSNLEEQWMRSLNLAMTNWIIEIRAYQHLKSPSPLFSYAFSTQGLWKVHMYCPVIAMEMESVNSALTDERLFFSLNYHQLEGVIQFNHRIYVREMWFNIAVNIDNVRCDIIRLVNETLLSERGMGLEEKHFPSKISLQLTPTVQSNILMASVEKSSENPLRQFEVEKGIEATIDPPNTFFGLKVSANETKTKSMKPWKFEQWVHGCTAYLTWFLHDFDDGREVSSSKPSKVSMMNPRAWFKNRYTNAFRPFTKQGGVVFAGDSYGQSVLWKVDKRAIGKVMEFEVKGCVCLTYWPNKHHTFYSDTRRLEFKEMLYLNLP; this is encoded by the exons ATGGCTTCTTGTGACacacctgatgcatttgcttGGCTTCAAAACCTTCCTCCCTTTTCTCAATGGAAAAGAAAATCAATGTCCATGTGTATTTGCTCTCCAAATTCATCACATCCATCTTTGAATTTCTCTCTAACTCGTAGCTCTCAGTCTCCAAACACATTCACCTTCTCCATAGTAGCCAACTTCAAGATTCCTATATCTCTCTTCATCTCAAAACCTTTAAGAATCATTGGCTCTAATCAAACTAATCTCCTAAGTGAAAATATCATCTCTACTCTATTAATGAGTTTTGTCGACATAGTTCTCAACTATAACGTCAAGAGAACTACATGTTCAATCCAATTACAAAACCTAGGCTCCACTTCAAACCTCAAAGACGTTTTCAACCTCGCATTCTTCACTTTCGTGTTTCTCATCTGCATCTACGAGGCACCCTCAAGCCTACGAACAACTTGTCTCAAAACGGTGAAAGATCAGCTGGTTACTTGTAGGTCAAGGCAGGGCTCTAAGTTGCTCATGGTGCAACTAGGCTCTAATCTTGAAGAACAATGGATGAGATCGCTCAACCTCGCCATGACCAATTGGATCATCGAAATCAGAGCGTATCAGCATCTCAAGTCACCTTCTCCTTTGTTTTCGTATGCTTTCTCAACTCAGGGTTTGTGGAAAGTTCATATGTATTGTCCTGTGATAGCAATGGAAATGGAGAGCGTAAATAGTGCTTTAACCGACGAGAGATTATTCTTCTCGCTCAACTATCATCAACTTGAAGGTGTAATCCAATTCAACCACAGGATTTACGTTCGTGAGATGTGGTTTAACATTGCTGTGAATATTGACAACGTCAG GTGTGACATAATTCGGCTTGTGAACGAGACACTTCTATCAGAACGTGGGATGGGATTAGAGGAAAAACATTTTCCATCAAAAATATCATTGCAACTAACACCAACGGTTCAATCAAACATCCTAATGGCATCCGTAGAAAAATCCTCAGAAAACCCATTGAGACAATTTGAAGTAGAGAAAGGCATAGAAGCAACAATAGATCCACCAAACACTTTCTTCGGACTCAAAGTCTCAGCTAACGAGACCAAAACAAAAAGCATGAAACCATGGAAATTCGAACAGTGGGTTCATGGTTGTACCGCCTACCTCACTTGGTTTTTACATGACTTTGATGATGGAAGAGAAGTTTCATCCTCTAAACCATCAAAGGTTTCGATGATGAACCCTCGTGCTTGGTTCAAGAACCGGTACACAAATGCGTTTAGGCCGTTTACAAAGCAAGGAGGAGTCGTGTTTGCAGGAGATAGTTATGGACAAAGCGTTTTGTGGAAGGTTGATAAAAGAGCTATTGGGAAAGTGATGGAGTTTGAGGTTAAAGGTTGCGTTTGTTTGACTTATTGGCCTAACAAGCATCATACTTTCTATAGTGATACAAGAAGATTGGAATTTAAAGAGATGCTTTACCTCAATCTTCCTTAG